The segment GCGGGTGGAAGCCGATCCCGACCGTCTATCGCAAGTCTTCGTCAACTTGATCGATAACGCGCTGCGACATACGCCGACCGGCGGGGCCGTGATCGTCGAGGTCGATGCGCAGGGCGGGGATGCGGTTTTGCGCGTGCGGGATACCGGTGTCGGGATTCCGTACCGCGACCTACCCCGAATCTTCGAGCGCTTTTACGTGGTGGATCGTTCGCGAACGCGCATGAGCGGCGGCGCGGGCTTGGGCCTGGCGATCGTCAAGGGCATCATCGACGCCCACGGCGGAACGATCTCGGCCGAATCGATGCTCGGGAGCGGTACATCCTTTATGATTCGCATCCCGATCATGCGAGTGGGAGGCCGCGAACCATAATCTTTCCATAATCGCGCGCTAATCTGAGTATGCCAGGCTAGGTGCATGTGGCGATCGATCGATGCGCTGGATTCGGACGAGAGCGCGATGCGGCACGAGATCCTGGCGTTTCTCGATGTGTACTGCCGCGGCAAGACCCTCCAAGATGCCCGCGAATGGTATGCGGAGGCGTTCTCGACGGAGCCTTCGCCGAGCGGCCTTGGCCTTAATAAAGCTTAAGAATCAGTTAATACGTTCTTACACCTTCGCCCGTAGGATGGAAGCGCCTCGCGAAGGTTTTTGTCGCTGGCTCGAAGCGCCACTCGGAGAGTACACTGTAGTTCATGATCGCCACCAACACGGACGCCAGCGTTGCGACATCGACCAAACTGCAGGTTACGGATCTCAATGTTTTTTATGGTAACTTTCAAGCGATCAAGAACGCTCAATTAAGCGTTCCTGAAAATTGCGTCATGGCGTTGATCGGTCCGTCGGGTTGCGGTAAGTCAACCTTCGTTCGAGCGCTCAATCGCATGCACGACCTCACACCCAACGCTCGGGTGCAGGGGCATGTCTACCTTGACGGCGACGATATCTATGCGCCCGGCGTCGACCCGGTGACGATACGCCACCGCATCGGCATGGTGTTTCAACGCCCCAATCCGTTCCCGAAGACCGTCTTCGAGAATGTGGTGTATGGGCCGCGCATTCACGGCCTAAGCAATCGCAAGGCGCTCATGGAGATCGCCGAGCGCAGCTTGCGCCATGCGG is part of the Candidatus Dormiibacterota bacterium genome and harbors:
- the pstB gene encoding phosphate ABC transporter ATP-binding protein PstB, which translates into the protein MIATNTDASVATSTKLQVTDLNVFYGNFQAIKNAQLSVPENCVMALIGPSGCGKSTFVRALNRMHDLTPNARVQGHVYLDGDDIYAPGVDPVTIRHRIGMVFQRPNPFPKTVFENVVYGPRIHGLSNRKALMEIAERSLRHAALWDEVKDRLDKSALELSGGQQQRLCIARCLAVDPEVILMDEPASALDPIATSKIEDLIDQLKKEYTVVIVTHSMQQAARISDFTSFFLMGELIETGSTSAIFTKPKDKRTEDYITGRYG